From Streptomyces qinzhouensis, one genomic window encodes:
- a CDS encoding transcriptional regulator, which translates to MGYSGGAIFEGTSEDAFLRAVEASIEHDLPLTQADRAGAALRILTSNPAMSDRAIAQSVGLGARAVAELRRSSDAVPKANFRIGRDGKVRPLNGAKGRLRVAELMKENPGASLRQVARTAGVSPATALDVRRRLERGAEPVPNRRGAVECREEPSVEAAGRPGRVPTSAGAPSATTLGKLMRDPSLRQSELGRRLLRLFRENELGANDMSELVASVPSHCVELVVEVSRRNSRIWEEFAEELRRRARFADAE; encoded by the coding sequence ATGGGTTACTCGGGCGGCGCCATTTTCGAGGGCACTTCCGAAGACGCGTTTCTCAGGGCGGTCGAGGCGAGCATCGAGCACGATCTCCCGCTCACCCAGGCCGACCGGGCCGGAGCGGCGCTGCGGATTCTCACCTCGAACCCGGCCATGTCGGACCGGGCCATTGCCCAGTCCGTCGGTCTCGGGGCCCGCGCGGTCGCGGAGCTGAGACGCTCCTCCGACGCGGTGCCGAAAGCGAACTTCCGCATCGGCCGTGACGGGAAGGTCCGTCCGCTGAACGGCGCGAAGGGCCGGCTCAGGGTCGCGGAGCTGATGAAGGAGAACCCCGGGGCCTCGCTGCGTCAGGTGGCGCGGACGGCGGGGGTGTCACCGGCGACCGCGCTCGACGTGCGGCGCCGGCTGGAGCGGGGGGCGGAGCCCGTACCGAACCGGCGAGGCGCCGTCGAGTGCCGGGAGGAGCCGTCCGTCGAAGCGGCCGGCCGGCCGGGCCGGGTCCCTACCTCGGCCGGAGCTCCTTCGGCGACCACGCTCGGCAAGCTCATGCGCGATCCCTCGCTGCGCCAGAGCGAACTGGGGCGGCGGCTGCTGAGGCTGTTCCGGGAGAACGAGCTGGGCGCGAACGACATGTCGGAGCTCGTCGCGTCGGTGCCGTCGCACTGTGTCGAGCTGGTCGTCGAAGTCTCCCGTCGCAACTCCCGGATCTGGGAGGAGTTCGCCGAGGAACTGCGGCGGCGGGCGCGGTTCGCCGACGCCGAGTAG
- a CDS encoding DUF5133 domain-containing protein yields MVLEPDPNVVRELVHRYDALTAPDVPRADASTRTRLEGIVYTLRVLTGAGDESKALSAARGLVSGRDGGPHSS; encoded by the coding sequence ATGGTGCTGGAACCCGATCCGAACGTCGTGCGGGAGCTGGTTCACCGCTACGACGCGCTCACGGCACCCGATGTGCCCCGGGCGGACGCCTCGACCCGTACCCGGCTCGAAGGCATCGTCTACACCCTCCGGGTCCTCACGGGCGCCGGCGACGAGTCGAAGGCGCTGAGCGCCGCGCGCGGCCTGGTGTCGGGGCGGGACGGCGGCCCGCACTCCTCCTGA
- a CDS encoding HAD family hydrolase, with protein MLKNRSPQWSPRAVVFDCDGTLLDSEKHWVDARCRVLADHGVVPDEKFTDLAQGVHYTECGRLMATMAGRPGAAAELTDALLGAFRTLAAAAPVTCPGAPELVASMAGRLPLAVASNCPQDVVETCLAGAGLLHHFRHVVVPGGPVRPKPEPDVYAEAAARCAIDPAECLAFEDSLCGIRSAVSAGIPVVGIGRNPSHESLQLADGWVSSLEDPELISWAGGWSGASR; from the coding sequence ATGCTGAAAAACAGAAGCCCGCAATGGTCTCCCCGGGCCGTGGTGTTCGACTGCGACGGAACACTGCTGGACAGCGAGAAACACTGGGTCGACGCCCGGTGCAGAGTCCTGGCGGACCATGGAGTGGTCCCGGACGAGAAGTTCACCGACCTGGCACAGGGGGTCCACTACACGGAGTGCGGCCGGCTGATGGCCACCATGGCGGGGCGCCCCGGAGCAGCCGCCGAGTTGACCGATGCCCTGCTGGGGGCCTTCCGGACGCTGGCTGCGGCCGCGCCCGTGACTTGCCCCGGCGCACCCGAGCTCGTCGCGTCCATGGCGGGCCGGCTGCCCCTCGCCGTCGCCAGCAACTGCCCCCAGGACGTGGTCGAAACCTGCCTCGCCGGTGCCGGTCTGCTGCACCACTTCCGCCATGTCGTCGTCCCCGGCGGCCCCGTCAGGCCCAAGCCGGAACCCGACGTCTACGCGGAGGCCGCGGCCCGGTGCGCGATCGATCCCGCCGAATGCCTCGCCTTCGAGGACTCGCTCTGCGGTATTCGTTCGGCTGTCAGTGCGGGAATTCCCGTCGTCGGGATCGGTAGAAATCCGTCCCATGAGAGCCTGCAACTCGCGGACGGCTGGGTCTCGTCCCTCGAAGATCCGGAACTCATTTCCTGGGCCGGTGGCTGGAGC